From Rubripirellula reticaptiva, the proteins below share one genomic window:
- a CDS encoding alpha-amylase family glycosyl hydrolase, translating into MIESNHRRTPSNGAVGAPNPIQLKAELSLKRLQPRLETLWAAEQADEKLTHEFDVRLAEHWPELFELLFDLYGNRYDFFYHLEQILLTAATAWLHRPESLRNLDRQRINEPDWFSSEKVVGGALYVDLFSDNLGQLRESIGYFKELGLTYLHLMPLFAVRPGDNDGGYAISNYRSVDPRLGTIDDLRLLADELRAAGITLVLDFVFNHTSDDHLWAQSAQAGIQEYQDFYYIFPDRRIPDQYEKTLREIFPTVRRGNFTWHDGMEQWVWTTFNSFQWDLNYSNPSVFRAMLEEMFFIADTGVDALRLDAVAFIWKEMGTSCENLPKAHLLIRAFNKLARIATPSLLFKSEAIVHPDDVVKYISDEECQISYNPTLMALLWESLATRKVDLLVRSLSHRHELPKQTAWVNYLRCHDDIGWTFDDADAAALGINAYDHRQFLNRFYTGQFPNSFARGVPFQENIETGDMRIAGTLASLAGLELAIEQDSPEQRDLALRRMLLLQNITLSIGGIPLIYLGEEWGMLNDYDFVMDPAKAGDTRWVHRPKMQWEFLKDLGDDVGSRDGSIRKSIFRSLQRMISVRKSLPALSGQAMELVSTGNPHVLCFLRYHDGHRLIVAANFSEFPQTLTGNVLRTAGLGRFFQDAITGETFRTSEDLHLQPYQYLWLSRV; encoded by the coding sequence ATGATCGAATCGAACCACCGACGAACGCCGAGTAATGGGGCTGTCGGTGCGCCGAATCCAATTCAATTAAAAGCCGAACTGTCACTCAAGCGTTTGCAGCCTCGCCTAGAAACGCTTTGGGCCGCCGAGCAGGCGGATGAAAAGTTGACGCACGAATTCGACGTGCGTCTTGCTGAGCATTGGCCCGAGCTTTTCGAGTTGTTGTTCGACCTGTACGGCAATCGCTACGACTTTTTCTACCATCTCGAACAAATCCTGCTGACCGCAGCGACGGCGTGGCTGCATCGTCCCGAGTCGCTTCGGAATCTCGACCGGCAACGCATTAATGAACCTGATTGGTTTTCGTCCGAGAAGGTTGTCGGCGGCGCGTTGTACGTGGATTTGTTCAGTGACAATCTTGGTCAGTTGCGAGAGTCCATTGGCTATTTCAAAGAGCTCGGACTGACGTATTTGCACCTGATGCCACTGTTCGCGGTTCGCCCGGGCGACAACGACGGCGGCTACGCGATCAGCAACTACCGAAGTGTTGATCCACGATTAGGAACAATCGACGACTTGCGACTGTTGGCCGATGAACTGCGAGCCGCCGGCATCACGCTGGTCCTCGACTTTGTATTCAATCATACGTCGGATGATCACCTATGGGCTCAATCGGCGCAAGCGGGAATCCAAGAGTACCAGGACTTCTATTACATTTTTCCCGATCGACGAATTCCAGACCAGTACGAGAAAACGCTGCGAGAAATCTTCCCGACCGTGCGACGTGGCAACTTCACGTGGCACGATGGAATGGAGCAGTGGGTTTGGACGACGTTCAACAGTTTCCAGTGGGATTTGAACTACAGCAATCCGTCGGTCTTTCGTGCCATGCTGGAAGAAATGTTCTTCATCGCCGACACGGGCGTCGATGCGCTACGGCTCGACGCAGTCGCCTTTATCTGGAAAGAGATGGGGACGAGCTGCGAGAATTTGCCGAAAGCTCACCTGTTGATTCGAGCGTTTAACAAACTAGCGCGGATCGCAACGCCAAGTCTGTTGTTCAAGTCCGAGGCGATCGTGCACCCGGACGATGTTGTAAAATACATCAGTGATGAAGAATGCCAGATTTCGTACAACCCAACCTTGATGGCACTGTTGTGGGAATCCCTGGCGACTCGAAAAGTCGACTTGCTAGTCCGCTCGCTTAGCCATCGGCACGAGCTGCCAAAACAAACCGCTTGGGTCAACTACCTTCGATGCCATGATGATATCGGTTGGACGTTCGACGACGCGGACGCGGCGGCGCTGGGCATCAATGCTTACGATCATCGTCAGTTTTTGAATCGGTTTTATACGGGTCAGTTTCCAAATTCGTTTGCCCGTGGCGTCCCGTTTCAAGAGAACATTGAAACCGGCGACATGCGCATCGCCGGTACGCTCGCCTCGCTGGCGGGACTCGAACTGGCGATTGAACAGGATTCGCCCGAGCAGCGTGATTTGGCCTTGCGCCGAATGCTGTTGCTGCAGAACATCACGCTAAGCATCGGCGGCATCCCGTTGATCTATTTGGGCGAAGAATGGGGAATGCTCAACGACTACGACTTTGTGATGGATCCGGCCAAGGCTGGCGACACTCGCTGGGTTCATCGTCCAAAAATGCAGTGGGAATTTCTCAAGGACCTTGGCGACGACGTAGGGTCTCGCGACGGTTCGATACGCAAGTCAATCTTTCGTTCGTTGCAGCGAATGATCAGCGTCCGCAAGTCGCTGCCCGCGTTATCCGGACAAGCCATGGAGCTAGTGTCGACCGGCAATCCGCATGTTCTGTGCTTCTTGAGATACCACGACGGGCACCGCTTGATCGTCGCCGCAAACTTCTCTGAGTTCCCGCAAACCCTCACCGGTAACGTCCTACGCACGGCCGGACTCGGACGGTTCTTCCAGGACGCCATCACCGGCGAAACCTTTCGAACCAGCGAAGACTTACACCTCCAACCGTACCAATACCTCTGGCTAAGTCGTGTCTAA
- a CDS encoding HAD-IIB family hydrolase encodes MTIASTSTETISNESTDTESNMGLLNREEPLKICLISLHGLIRGEDAELGCDADTGGQVKYVLELARELAKHPHVREVELLTRQIIDPKVSSDYAKLDEQISENAKIVRIPFGPKRYLKKEALWPYMEMFVDQTLAHFRRNGLPDIIHGHYADAGLAGAQLARLLHVPYIFTGHSLGRVKRERLLLGKANPDALERKYKFSLRNEAEEIALETASMVVTSTSQEVTDQYEHYDHYQPSRMEVIPPGVDLTNFSPPADDFVEPPIAREVNRFLREPNKPMILTLARPDERKNLEKLVQVYGESEQLREAANLVMIMGMRDDLRELPKSQQQVVNNVLYLIDKYDLYGKVAYPKTHTPTDIPDLYRLAVTGKGVFINPALTEPFGLTLLEAGATGLPIVATNDGGPRDIIGNCDNGLLVDPMSSEEIEHALLRTLDDAEQWQKWSDNGIKGTRKHYSWSKHAERYLRDLDDILEHSTKPALADRSRERRLPEFDRLVITDLDNTLTGDPEALAEFNELIRENDHIGFGIATGRRLDSAMALIDELGLPKPDVIDTDAGTQLHYGASLTADGSWRKQIGFAWRPNDVDSLLVKLPGLFRQTDDNQSEFKISYEIDFEKSPSLADIKKLLREAGLRAKVVLSLGMYLDVIPVRGGSDLSMRHLLWKWGFSPDNVLVAGDSGNDAGMLLGRTLGVVVGNYSPELERLRSKPRIYFANGHHARGVIEGIQYYNFLENIVIPNDRIEPPTNAE; translated from the coding sequence ATGACGATTGCGTCCACTAGCACCGAAACCATTTCAAACGAATCAACGGATACCGAATCAAACATGGGCCTCCTGAATCGCGAAGAACCACTTAAAATTTGTCTAATTAGTTTGCATGGTCTGATTCGAGGCGAAGACGCTGAGCTCGGTTGTGACGCAGACACCGGCGGTCAAGTCAAATACGTACTCGAACTGGCACGTGAACTTGCCAAACATCCGCACGTGCGTGAAGTCGAACTGCTGACCCGCCAAATCATTGATCCCAAAGTTTCGTCGGACTACGCCAAGCTCGACGAGCAGATCTCCGAGAACGCAAAGATCGTACGCATTCCTTTTGGCCCCAAACGCTACCTAAAAAAGGAAGCTCTGTGGCCATACATGGAGATGTTCGTCGACCAAACTCTTGCTCATTTTCGCCGCAACGGGTTGCCCGACATCATTCATGGCCATTACGCGGACGCCGGATTGGCGGGCGCTCAATTGGCTCGTTTGTTGCATGTCCCCTACATCTTCACCGGCCACTCGTTAGGGCGAGTCAAACGTGAACGACTGTTGTTGGGCAAAGCGAACCCGGACGCCCTCGAAAGAAAATACAAGTTCTCCCTTCGCAACGAAGCCGAAGAGATCGCGTTAGAAACCGCGTCGATGGTTGTCACTAGCACCAGCCAAGAAGTCACCGATCAATACGAACACTACGATCATTACCAACCATCACGGATGGAGGTGATTCCACCGGGCGTCGATCTGACAAATTTTTCGCCACCGGCTGACGACTTCGTTGAACCGCCAATTGCAAGAGAAGTGAATCGGTTTCTGCGGGAGCCGAACAAGCCGATGATCCTGACACTGGCTCGTCCAGACGAACGCAAGAATTTGGAGAAACTTGTTCAGGTTTACGGCGAAAGTGAGCAGTTGCGCGAGGCCGCCAACTTGGTGATGATCATGGGTATGCGCGACGACCTTCGCGAACTTCCCAAATCGCAGCAACAGGTCGTCAACAACGTGTTGTACTTGATCGATAAGTACGACCTGTACGGCAAAGTTGCGTATCCGAAAACTCATACGCCAACCGACATCCCTGACCTTTATCGCCTCGCCGTGACGGGCAAAGGTGTCTTTATCAACCCAGCGCTCACTGAACCGTTCGGCCTAACACTGCTAGAAGCCGGTGCGACAGGTTTGCCGATTGTTGCCACCAATGATGGCGGGCCGCGTGACATCATTGGCAACTGCGATAACGGATTACTGGTTGATCCGATGAGCAGCGAAGAAATCGAACATGCGCTGTTGCGCACGTTGGATGATGCCGAGCAGTGGCAGAAATGGTCCGACAATGGCATCAAGGGAACGCGAAAACATTATTCGTGGAGCAAGCATGCCGAGCGTTATCTGCGTGACCTTGACGACATTCTCGAACACTCGACAAAGCCTGCCCTGGCCGACCGATCTCGCGAACGTCGGTTGCCAGAGTTTGATCGGCTAGTCATTACGGACTTGGACAATACTCTGACGGGAGATCCAGAAGCGCTGGCCGAGTTCAACGAACTGATTCGTGAAAACGACCACATCGGATTCGGAATCGCGACCGGTCGTCGCCTTGATAGCGCGATGGCATTGATCGACGAACTTGGACTTCCAAAACCCGACGTGATAGACACTGATGCTGGAACTCAGTTGCACTATGGTGCATCACTGACAGCGGACGGAAGTTGGCGAAAACAAATTGGTTTTGCGTGGCGACCGAACGATGTTGATTCCCTGTTGGTGAAATTACCGGGACTGTTCCGACAAACAGATGACAACCAGTCGGAGTTTAAGATCAGCTATGAAATTGATTTTGAGAAATCACCGAGCCTTGCGGACATCAAAAAGCTGCTTCGCGAAGCCGGATTGCGTGCTAAAGTTGTCTTATCGTTGGGAATGTATCTTGATGTTATCCCGGTCCGCGGCGGCAGTGATCTTTCCATGCGACATCTGCTGTGGAAATGGGGATTTTCGCCTGACAATGTGCTAGTCGCTGGCGATTCGGGTAACGATGCTGGGATGTTGCTCGGACGAACGCTGGGCGTGGTGGTTGGCAATTACAGCCCCGAATTGGAACGTCTGCGGAGCAAACCTCGAATCTATTTTGCCAACGGACACCATGCACGCGGTGTCATCGAAGGCATCCAGTACTACAACTTCTTAGAAAACATCGTGATTCCTAATGATCGAATCGAACCACCGACGAACGCCGAGTAA
- a CDS encoding glycoside hydrolase family 32 protein — MKHFISLAILLAASTVHADELLFPNADFESGTLEGWTVEGDAFRVQPTKGDNTAARNREPANMQGTWWIGGYEKYNGKEGKPGETAGDSLTGTLTSREFTIERPYITFRVGAGHLPGKVGVNLLVDGKVIELATGVDDESMVMHSSDVKAYVGKSAQLQIFDNATGGWGHINADDFRGTEKPSPDTTKEFAFTGDISATAYPDVGYDQPNRPQFHFMSKKNWLNDPNGMVYDGKNYHLFFQHNPKGTDWGNMTWGHATSPDMVHWTQLDHALLPYRVDRQAGTVFSGTAVIDHNNSLGKQVGDTKTMCAFYTFAGKPAFYQAMAYSTDSGASWTYWNEGRAVVENQGFDNGERDPKVFWHEPSQHWVMALWVGEKPGRVRWFTSKNLVDWEFASDLMRDWAFECMDVVFLPVDGDENNMKCLIYDASFDYEIGTFDGKEFKTETEALQIGRGNFYAAQTFNQAPNGRVVQIGWMRGGPNAAETFDVPHNQQMAFPCDLSLKTTDDGVRLFVSPISEIDSLVSKTHDLGQVKLSDGINALSGIQNLDLVDLEVTFSPGNASEVVFDLPRVSVRYDVKKQVLNHTGVNDKGESELQICIDKLSSKQGKVSLRLLVDRLTVEAFAFDGQNFGAHYIHPNHGPKTMSIHSVGGDALIHDLKIRELKSTWKN; from the coding sequence ATGAAGCACTTCATCTCTCTCGCGATCCTGCTCGCCGCCTCGACCGTGCACGCCGACGAACTGCTATTTCCGAACGCCGACTTCGAATCCGGTACACTCGAAGGTTGGACGGTCGAAGGCGACGCATTTAGAGTCCAGCCGACCAAAGGCGACAACACAGCAGCTCGCAATCGTGAACCAGCCAACATGCAAGGAACATGGTGGATTGGCGGATACGAGAAGTACAACGGCAAAGAAGGCAAGCCTGGCGAGACCGCTGGCGACAGCCTTACCGGCACGTTGACCTCGCGAGAGTTCACCATCGAACGACCCTACATCACCTTTCGCGTTGGCGCGGGACACCTGCCCGGTAAAGTCGGTGTGAACCTGTTGGTCGACGGCAAGGTAATCGAGTTGGCGACTGGCGTTGACGACGAATCGATGGTCATGCACAGCAGCGATGTGAAGGCCTACGTTGGCAAGTCGGCTCAGTTGCAAATCTTTGACAACGCAACCGGCGGCTGGGGCCACATCAATGCCGACGATTTTCGTGGCACCGAAAAACCTTCGCCCGATACCACAAAAGAATTTGCGTTTACCGGCGACATCTCAGCTACGGCTTATCCCGATGTTGGATACGACCAACCCAATCGGCCGCAGTTTCATTTCATGTCGAAAAAGAACTGGCTAAACGATCCCAACGGAATGGTCTATGACGGCAAGAACTATCACTTGTTCTTCCAACACAATCCCAAAGGAACCGATTGGGGCAACATGACATGGGGCCACGCCACCAGCCCAGACATGGTCCATTGGACTCAACTTGACCACGCACTTTTGCCATACAGAGTCGATCGCCAGGCAGGCACTGTATTCTCAGGGACGGCGGTGATCGACCACAACAACAGTCTGGGCAAACAAGTCGGCGACACCAAGACCATGTGTGCCTTCTATACCTTTGCCGGCAAGCCCGCGTTCTATCAAGCCATGGCCTACAGCACCGACAGCGGTGCATCGTGGACCTATTGGAACGAAGGTCGCGCAGTGGTCGAAAACCAAGGCTTTGACAACGGTGAACGCGACCCCAAAGTCTTCTGGCACGAACCGTCGCAGCATTGGGTGATGGCGCTCTGGGTCGGTGAAAAACCTGGCCGAGTTCGTTGGTTCACGTCAAAGAACTTGGTCGACTGGGAATTTGCTTCAGACTTGATGCGAGATTGGGCGTTTGAATGCATGGATGTTGTTTTCTTGCCAGTCGATGGTGACGAAAACAACATGAAGTGCCTGATTTATGATGCAAGTTTCGACTACGAAATTGGCACGTTTGATGGCAAAGAATTTAAAACGGAAACCGAAGCGTTGCAGATCGGTCGCGGTAACTTCTACGCGGCCCAGACTTTCAACCAAGCCCCCAACGGCCGAGTTGTTCAAATCGGTTGGATGCGAGGAGGCCCTAACGCGGCGGAAACGTTCGACGTTCCGCATAACCAACAGATGGCGTTCCCTTGTGATCTGAGTCTGAAAACGACAGACGATGGAGTGCGATTGTTTGTGTCGCCGATTTCCGAAATCGATTCGCTCGTCAGCAAGACGCACGACTTGGGTCAGGTAAAACTCTCCGACGGAATCAACGCGCTCAGTGGCATCCAAAATCTGGATCTCGTTGATTTGGAAGTCACATTCAGCCCGGGCAATGCGTCGGAAGTTGTGTTCGACCTGCCGCGTGTATCTGTACGCTACGACGTCAAGAAACAGGTCCTGAATCACACGGGAGTCAACGACAAGGGCGAATCAGAGTTGCAAATATGCATTGATAAACTGAGTTCCAAACAAGGCAAGGTCTCGTTAAGACTGCTAGTGGATCGGCTAACCGTCGAAGCCTTCGCGTTTGACGGCCAGAACTTTGGCGCGCACTACATTCACCCAAACCACGGACCGAAAACGATGTCGATCCATTCGGTTGGCGGTGACGCGCTGATTCACGACCTAAAGATTCGTGAACTCAAATCGACATGGAAAAACTAA
- a CDS encoding helix-turn-helix domain-containing protein: MQVLKKQDWFHADGFPIVVERRDPQEPFGLHSHEFSEIVIITGGKGEHITGEDSYELVAGDTFVIGPSRPHDYLNMDQLRLINVLFDGNELPMTLSDLPSLPGYHALFTLEPAWRKRHGFNSRLQLSPPELVQAIRLADQLEQELAERDAGFGVMATTAFLQLATFLSRCYSQSRSPQSKSLLRIAETIAQIERHYSDPITLDELVEMSGMSRRNFLRTFEATMGCPPIAYLIRLRLRQACKLLAQTDKSITDIAMSVGFADSNYFSRQFKILIGSSPRDYRKHNLNSSAHGSIND, encoded by the coding sequence ATGCAGGTGCTAAAGAAGCAGGACTGGTTCCACGCGGACGGGTTTCCGATCGTCGTGGAACGGCGTGATCCGCAGGAACCGTTCGGGCTTCACTCCCACGAGTTCTCGGAAATCGTCATCATTACCGGCGGCAAGGGGGAACACATCACCGGCGAGGATTCTTACGAACTTGTCGCCGGCGACACCTTTGTCATCGGGCCTTCGCGTCCCCATGACTATTTGAACATGGACCAGTTGCGTCTGATCAACGTCTTGTTCGACGGAAACGAGTTGCCGATGACGCTAAGCGATTTGCCATCGCTGCCTGGGTATCACGCACTGTTCACGCTGGAACCTGCTTGGCGCAAACGCCACGGTTTTAACAGTCGCTTGCAACTCTCGCCCCCGGAACTTGTCCAGGCAATTCGGCTTGCCGATCAACTGGAACAAGAACTGGCCGAGCGGGACGCGGGATTTGGAGTGATGGCTACGACGGCGTTCTTGCAGTTAGCAACCTTTCTGTCGCGGTGCTACAGCCAATCACGCAGTCCGCAAAGCAAATCGTTGCTTCGAATTGCCGAGACGATTGCCCAGATTGAACGTCACTACTCGGATCCGATCACGCTCGACGAGCTGGTTGAAATGTCAGGCATGTCGCGCCGAAATTTTCTGCGGACGTTCGAGGCGACGATGGGCTGCCCACCAATCGCCTACCTGATTCGACTGAGACTTCGACAAGCCTGCAAACTGCTTGCCCAAACCGACAAGAGCATCACTGATATCGCGATGTCCGTCGGATTCGCAGACAGCAACTATTTTAGTCGACAATTCAAAATCCTGATCGGATCGTCACCACGCGACTATCGCAAACACAACCTCAACTCCTCTGCCCACGGCAGCATCAACGACTGA
- a CDS encoding LamG domain-containing protein, giving the protein MSPEANNLQDLRFLILKLLSEPLSDAEIEKLNALIQSDGGANEAAALIDQLCAFTDSGNLDSMAMAEVLSEAMAYESPTGTLSRSSARNETLSCDLDDPLDRPSVGWMKSPWLLALVASNLLIASLVWSSAKQWLAQRPPAEIGVPAISPQLVSMTACIWSSSSESDPTVGSSIKHGENLELMEGIAEIRIGEGTPGEALVRLEGPAGIFIRGDGQLELRHGILTAKSLGTGSGNMMVDGPIGEVSIDGQSSIGLVSNGMQSELHVFTGRALVKPLAVSTSHELCLVDGEAVRFSPQPNGDHLAIMFEASLSSFVSARSSAFDPLNLDKKYAETVLESKPSVYWRFEEISGEPPYHVANEGSADNMDAVLIGEPGWRQYGENQVCELGRLGSSSGFHSSGLWPAKPLDQYTIEMWVKPELYHHGELLCMHERVQEEDGRYPHTVILETLAQHWKNDLEGLRPNTLRFVHRTPASGVVLEGSNVVASRPYKVRVWQHIAAVKKGERISVWLDGRLTAEHSDVSVLNNNMQIVIGQLYLSRAERRFVGQIDEVAIYDRSLSPKELRSHIKAAGRLVDVGDSETTSK; this is encoded by the coding sequence ATGAGCCCTGAAGCAAACAATCTTCAAGATCTGCGCTTCCTGATCCTGAAGTTACTTTCCGAACCACTCAGCGATGCCGAGATCGAAAAACTCAATGCTTTGATCCAATCGGACGGCGGCGCGAACGAAGCTGCGGCTTTGATTGATCAGTTATGCGCCTTTACCGATTCTGGGAACCTAGACTCAATGGCGATGGCCGAGGTTCTATCGGAGGCCATGGCCTACGAATCCCCGACCGGAACCCTGTCCCGAAGCTCTGCACGAAACGAAACGCTATCCTGTGACCTTGACGACCCACTCGATCGCCCGTCCGTCGGATGGATGAAAAGCCCATGGCTATTGGCACTTGTGGCTAGCAACTTGCTGATCGCTTCGTTGGTGTGGTCCAGCGCAAAGCAGTGGCTTGCACAAAGACCGCCAGCTGAAATCGGTGTGCCGGCGATATCACCACAATTGGTTTCGATGACCGCATGCATTTGGAGCTCTTCGAGTGAGTCGGATCCAACCGTAGGTTCCTCCATTAAGCACGGCGAGAACCTGGAACTGATGGAGGGCATTGCCGAGATCCGAATCGGTGAAGGAACGCCTGGCGAAGCACTGGTACGACTTGAGGGTCCGGCTGGGATTTTCATTCGAGGTGACGGCCAACTTGAACTGCGTCACGGGATCTTGACGGCAAAATCGCTCGGTACCGGCAGCGGGAACATGATGGTCGATGGCCCCATTGGTGAAGTTTCAATCGATGGTCAAAGTTCAATCGGTTTGGTGTCCAACGGCATGCAAAGCGAACTGCACGTCTTCACGGGTCGTGCCTTGGTGAAGCCTCTGGCGGTGTCGACTTCTCATGAACTCTGCTTGGTTGATGGCGAGGCCGTTCGGTTTTCTCCGCAACCCAACGGCGATCACTTAGCGATCATGTTCGAAGCGTCGCTGTCTAGTTTTGTGTCGGCTCGTTCTTCCGCGTTCGACCCGCTTAATTTGGATAAAAAATACGCTGAAACAGTGCTAGAGTCCAAGCCGAGCGTCTACTGGCGGTTTGAAGAAATCAGCGGCGAACCGCCCTACCACGTCGCAAACGAAGGCAGCGCGGACAACATGGACGCTGTCTTGATTGGCGAGCCCGGCTGGCGACAGTACGGCGAAAACCAAGTCTGCGAACTGGGGCGACTCGGAAGCTCTTCCGGTTTTCACAGCTCCGGCCTATGGCCAGCTAAACCACTTGACCAGTACACGATCGAAATGTGGGTAAAGCCGGAACTGTACCATCACGGCGAATTGCTCTGCATGCACGAAAGAGTTCAGGAAGAAGACGGACGGTATCCACACACCGTCATCCTAGAGACGCTCGCTCAACACTGGAAGAACGACCTCGAAGGGCTTCGCCCCAACACGTTGCGATTTGTCCATCGGACACCCGCATCAGGCGTCGTTTTGGAAGGCAGCAACGTCGTCGCAAGCAGACCGTATAAAGTTCGAGTTTGGCAACACATCGCCGCAGTCAAAAAAGGCGAACGTATTTCGGTGTGGCTCGATGGGCGTTTAACTGCGGAGCATTCTGATGTCAGTGTGCTCAACAACAATATGCAGATTGTGATCGGCCAGCTCTATCTATCGCGAGCCGAACGGCGATTCGTTGGCCAGATCGACGAGGTCGCGATCTATGACCGAAGCCTTTCGCCCAAAGAACTTCGAAGCCACATCAAAGCCGCCGGGCGACTAGTCGATGTTGGCGATTCAGAAACGACATCGAAGTAG
- a CDS encoding sigma-70 family RNA polymerase sigma factor, with protein MNAFTLAADRIIENKISQDEFVRLLAAHSSQIMSFARVISMNQVDDADEVFQRTCMVLWQKFNQFDRGGNFAAWACRIAHFELLKYRESKNKIRILSDETIEQLAVAAVPISAEVNERRTALANCMKKLPAADHDLIHQRYFESLSVSEIARRVDRSTHAIYRELSRVHGLLSRCVDRSVSEGTQ; from the coding sequence TTGAACGCGTTCACATTGGCGGCGGACCGAATCATCGAAAACAAGATTTCTCAAGACGAATTCGTTCGGCTGCTGGCTGCGCATTCGAGTCAGATCATGTCATTTGCGCGAGTCATTTCGATGAATCAAGTGGATGACGCCGACGAGGTTTTTCAGCGAACGTGCATGGTGCTGTGGCAAAAGTTCAATCAGTTCGACAGAGGTGGGAACTTCGCGGCCTGGGCTTGCCGAATCGCGCACTTCGAACTCTTGAAATATCGAGAATCCAAGAACAAAATTCGAATACTTAGCGACGAGACCATCGAGCAGTTGGCGGTGGCTGCTGTGCCGATATCGGCCGAGGTCAATGAGCGACGAACAGCGCTTGCAAATTGTATGAAAAAACTTCCGGCTGCGGATCACGATCTGATTCACCAGAGATATTTTGAGTCGTTGAGTGTCAGTGAGATTGCCCGTCGCGTTGACCGTTCGACTCATGCAATTTACCGAGAACTAAGCCGTGTCCACGGCCTACTGTCCAGATGTGTTGACCGCTCTGTGAGCGAGGGAACCCAATGA
- a CDS encoding DUF1559 domain-containing protein yields MKRKQAAFTLVELLVVIAIIGVLVGLLLPAVQAAREAARRMSCSNNFKQIGLGIHNYHSAYKQLPTSGTGTDDIAGRDMWDKQNDLVTVNRRLSFLVSVLPFIEQQAIWEQISNPLGVNANGTTRTPPWQAMGPGVSRIEYGPYVTEIQTFRCPSDPGRGLPALGRTNYASCHGDSSVFTRDPFLDVDEVSAGATIPYSQENTQSIRSRICHRGMFVLARDMKFRDCLDGLSNTIMCGEIASDLGDGDARTNLPRSGAYSDLAGSGRNECRKNPSWGEQFLDPLRPRFWIQAASSSANATEARGYRWHDCYTVFSQVHTVLPPNSAMCSGGRAHNDNVLPPSSRHQGGAHVLMGDGAVKFITDSIEAGNKTATQIGYHGSPPTVPGSQSPFGLWGALGTRANSEVIDEDI; encoded by the coding sequence ATGAAACGCAAACAAGCCGCGTTCACTTTGGTCGAACTGCTGGTGGTGATTGCCATCATCGGTGTATTGGTGGGGCTGTTGTTGCCTGCCGTTCAGGCCGCTCGAGAGGCAGCTCGCCGTATGAGCTGTAGCAACAATTTTAAGCAAATTGGCTTGGGGATCCACAATTACCACTCGGCGTACAAGCAGCTTCCAACATCTGGTACGGGCACCGATGATATTGCTGGTCGCGACATGTGGGATAAACAAAACGACCTTGTCACGGTCAACCGCCGGCTGTCATTTTTGGTCAGCGTGCTTCCCTTCATTGAACAACAGGCGATTTGGGAGCAGATCAGCAACCCGCTTGGCGTGAACGCCAACGGAACGACTCGGACGCCACCGTGGCAAGCAATGGGACCGGGCGTTAGCCGGATTGAATACGGTCCCTACGTGACCGAGATCCAGACATTTCGTTGCCCCAGCGATCCTGGCCGAGGTCTGCCTGCACTCGGGCGTACGAATTACGCATCGTGTCATGGTGACTCGTCGGTGTTTACGCGGGACCCGTTCTTGGACGTTGACGAAGTCTCCGCCGGTGCAACGATTCCTTACAGTCAAGAAAACACGCAGTCGATTCGGTCAAGAATCTGTCACCGCGGCATGTTCGTGTTGGCACGAGACATGAAGTTCCGCGATTGTTTGGACGGACTTTCCAACACCATCATGTGTGGCGAGATCGCTTCGGACTTGGGTGATGGCGATGCCCGTACCAACCTGCCACGCTCTGGTGCTTATTCGGACCTGGCCGGCAGCGGGCGTAACGAGTGTCGCAAAAATCCATCTTGGGGCGAGCAGTTCTTGGATCCCTTGCGTCCTCGTTTCTGGATCCAGGCTGCTTCGTCGTCGGCAAACGCCACCGAAGCACGCGGGTACCGTTGGCACGATTGCTATACCGTGTTCAGTCAGGTTCACACTGTTTTGCCACCAAATTCGGCGATGTGTTCCGGTGGACGAGCTCACAACGACAACGTGCTTCCCCCATCGAGTCGTCACCAAGGTGGTGCTCACGTGTTGATGGGCGACGGGGCGGTCAAGTTCATCACCGATTCGATTGAAGCTGGAAACAAAACAGCGACACAAATCGGATACCACGGTAGCCCTCCTACCGTTCCAGGTTCCCAAAGCCCGTTCGGACTTTGGGGAGCTCTCGGTACTCGGGCAAATTCCGAAGTGATCGATGAGGACATCTAG